From Amphiprion ocellaris isolate individual 3 ecotype Okinawa chromosome 10, ASM2253959v1, whole genome shotgun sequence, one genomic window encodes:
- the c1ql3b gene encoding complement C1q-like protein 3b, producing the protein MIATGVCGVALVLVLVVLIPVVVNSAGPPARYEMLGSCQMVCDSHGTAATATAKATNPIKDNRLVQSLPTFIQGPQGEPGRVGRVGPRGPVGEPGPPGPAGPPGERGAPGPPGPPGAPGANGPNGAISAATYNTVPKIAFYAGLKKQHEGYEVLKFDDVVTNLGNHYDPSSGKFTCSIPGIYFFVYHVLMRGGDGTSMWADLCKNNQVRASAIAQDADQNYDYASNSVVLHLEPGDEIYIKLDGGKAHGGNNNKYSTFSGFMLYAD; encoded by the exons ATGATCGCAACTGGTGTTTGTGGCGTCGCGCTGGTGCTGGTGTTGGTGGTTCTGATTCCGGTCGTGGTGAACTCCGCCGGACCTCCAGCCCGCTACGAGATGCTCGGATCTTGTCAAATGGTGTGTGACTCCCACGGGACCGCGGCCACGGCCACAGCCAAGGCAACGAACCCGATCAAAGACAACCGCCTGGTTCAGTCGCTTCCCACGTTCATCCAGGGTCCTCAGGGAGAGCCGGGGCGGGTCGGGAGGGTGGGCCCCAGGGGTCCGGTTGGTGAACCCGGGCCGCCCGGACCTGCTGGTCCACCCGGGGAGAGAGGGGCACCTGGCCCTCCTGGTCCACCAGGTGCGCCTGGAGCAAATGGGCCAAATGGAGCCATTAGCGCAGCCACTTACAACACCGTCCCAAAGATTGCGTTTTACGCAGGACTGAAGAAGCAGCATGAGGGATATGAAGTGTTGAAGTTCGACGACGTTGTCACAAATCTTGGCAATCACTATGATCCCTCCAGCGGAAAATTCACCTGTTCGATACCGGGAATTTACTTCTTTGTTTATCATGTGCTGATGCGAGGCGGGGATGGAACAAGCATGTGGGCTGACCTCTGTAAAAACAACCAG GTGAGAGCCAGCGCCATCGCACAGGACGCCGACCAGAACTACGACTACGCCAGCAACAGTGTCGTTCTTCATCTGGAGCCCGGGGACGAGATTTATATAAAGCTGGACGGCGGGAAGGCGCACGGGGGCAACAACAACAAGTACAGCACCTTCTCCGGCTTCATGCTGTACGCTGATTGA